CCTCAAAGGGGAAAGATGGTTAATAGTCTCTAAAACAGCTAAAGGCATTTTAGAACGAGAGTTGCAAATGAAAGCTGAAGAAGTAGCATCCCTTGCAGATATATGCTATGAGGATGATGACATGTTTGCTCCTCCTTCTTCAGGAAGTTGCTTGATAGACGCGATGATAATAATCCCGTGCTCCATGAGCACCGTAGCCAAAATTGCCAACGGAATGGCGGATACATTGATAACTAGGGCGGCATCCGTGTTCATTAAGGAAGGTCGTAAATTGATTATTGTACCTAGGGAAACTCCGGTAAGTGCAATCATGCTGGAGAATGAGCTTAAGCTAGCTAGATTAGGGGTGACAATCCTACCTGCAAATCCTGGTTTCTATTCAAACCCTGAGAGTGTAGAAGACATAGTGAATTTCATAATTGGAAAGGTCCTCGATCAGCTTAAACAAGAACATCAACTTTTTACCCGTTGGGGGTAATAAAGATTTCTTCCAAATCGACCGCTTTATTCAATATATATAGCTGGACGGAAAGGCAGGGCGTTTTTCGCCTTACGACTTGGATCGAATAGCTCTGGTTCATCGGCTGAATGGACAATGATATCACATCCTAATTCTGAGGTCATAAACGCCGCCGCATCACGGAGATATCGTAACTCATCAACTTTGATGAGGCTCCTCT
This genomic stretch from Methanomassiliicoccales archaeon harbors:
- a CDS encoding UbiX family flavin prenyltransferase, with product MRYLVAITGSSGVVYGVRLLRCLKGERWLIVSKTAKGILERELQMKAEEVASLADICYEDDDMFAPPSSGSCLIDAMIIIPCSMSTVAKIANGMADTLITRAASVFIKEGRKLIIVPRETPVSAIMLENELKLARLGVTILPANPGFYSNPESVEDIVNFIIGKVLDQLKQEHQLFTRWG